One window of the Burkholderia sp. FERM BP-3421 genome contains the following:
- a CDS encoding NAD(P)H-dependent flavin oxidoreductase — MSLTLHTPLCDLLGCRHPVVQTAMGWVADARLVAATSNAGGFGFLAGATLEPEHVEAEILKVKSLTEQPFGINFHLFQKNAEQLVDLAIKHRLRAVSYGRGPDANTIRRFKRAGIVCMPTVGAPKHAAKAVELGADIVTVQGAEGGGHTGPVPTTLLLPTVLDAVQVPVVAAGGFFDGRGLAAALAYGAAGIAMGTRFLMSADSPVPRATLERYLAVGDPARIRVSDALDGLPQRMIDNPCLSTLERFGPLRRALYALRTAQAWRRQSGLGAGQMLGLALKALREHDYTVSQTLMAANAPFLIRRAIVEGVPDEGVLPSGQAAAMIGALESCDALIARIVADAAARLDALAVLRGSAATQDT, encoded by the coding sequence ATGAGCCTGACGCTCCACACGCCGCTCTGCGACCTGCTCGGCTGCCGCCATCCGGTCGTGCAGACGGCGATGGGCTGGGTTGCCGACGCACGGCTCGTCGCGGCCACGAGCAACGCGGGCGGCTTCGGCTTCCTGGCCGGCGCGACGCTCGAACCCGAACATGTCGAGGCCGAGATCCTGAAGGTCAAGTCACTGACCGAGCAGCCGTTCGGCATCAACTTCCACCTGTTCCAGAAGAACGCGGAGCAGCTCGTCGATCTGGCGATCAAGCACCGGCTGCGCGCGGTGAGCTATGGCCGGGGCCCGGACGCGAACACGATCCGCCGCTTCAAGCGCGCGGGCATCGTCTGCATGCCGACCGTCGGCGCGCCGAAGCACGCGGCGAAGGCGGTCGAACTCGGCGCGGACATCGTGACCGTGCAGGGCGCGGAAGGCGGCGGCCACACCGGCCCGGTGCCGACCACGCTGCTGCTGCCGACGGTGCTCGACGCCGTGCAGGTGCCCGTCGTCGCGGCCGGCGGCTTCTTCGACGGGCGCGGGCTCGCGGCGGCGCTCGCGTACGGTGCGGCCGGCATCGCGATGGGCACGCGTTTCCTGATGAGCGCGGATTCGCCGGTGCCGCGCGCGACGCTCGAGCGCTACCTCGCGGTCGGCGATCCGGCGCGCATCCGCGTGTCCGACGCGCTCGACGGCCTGCCGCAACGCATGATCGACAACCCGTGCCTGTCGACGCTCGAACGCTTCGGCCCGCTGCGCCGCGCGCTGTACGCGCTGCGGACGGCGCAGGCATGGAGGCGGCAGAGCGGTCTGGGTGCAGGCCAGATGCTCGGCCTGGCGCTCAAGGCGCTGCGCGAGCACGACTATACGGTGAGCCAGACGCTGATGGCGGCGAATGCGCCGTTCCTGATCCGGCGCGCCATCGTCGAGGGCGTGCCCGACGAAGGCGTGCTGCCGAGCGGCCAGGCGGCGGCGATGATCGGCGCGCTCGAATCGTGCGATGCGCTGATCGCGAGGATCGTCGCGGACGCTGCCGCACGGCTCGATGCGCTGGCCGTGCTGCGCGGTTCGGCGGCGACACAGGACACTTGA
- a CDS encoding CoA-transferase subunit beta, which produces MSDSLDLSLAELMIVAAARLWRGDGEVLATGIGTGPRLAAGLARLAYNGGLMLTDGEAYLVEAPVPLGPRPDGYRVQASGWMPYERVFDCLWHGRRHALVMPTQIDRFGQANISRLGGDPARPATQLLGARGFPGNSTSHANSFFVSGHGKRTFVAGEVDMVCTIGYNPARRLPGMRTFVDLRGIVTDLCVMDFGGPDHAIRVCSLHPGVSFDEVQDATGFELAAHPELGATAAPDAEDLRIVRALDPHNLRAAIVRGNPAPRRG; this is translated from the coding sequence GTGAGCGATTCTCTCGACCTTTCCCTCGCGGAACTGATGATCGTCGCCGCCGCGCGGCTCTGGCGCGGCGACGGCGAAGTACTGGCGACGGGGATCGGCACGGGGCCCCGGCTGGCGGCCGGCCTCGCGCGCCTCGCGTACAACGGCGGCCTGATGCTGACCGACGGCGAGGCGTATCTGGTCGAGGCTCCCGTGCCGCTCGGCCCGCGCCCGGACGGCTACCGCGTACAGGCGAGCGGCTGGATGCCCTACGAGCGCGTGTTCGACTGCCTGTGGCACGGGCGCCGCCATGCGCTCGTGATGCCGACGCAGATCGACCGCTTCGGCCAGGCGAACATCTCGCGGCTCGGCGGCGACCCCGCCCGCCCGGCCACCCAACTGCTCGGCGCACGCGGCTTCCCCGGCAATTCGACGAGCCATGCGAATTCGTTCTTCGTCAGCGGTCATGGCAAGCGCACGTTCGTGGCGGGGGAGGTCGACATGGTCTGCACGATCGGCTACAACCCGGCGCGCCGCCTGCCCGGCATGAGGACCTTCGTCGACCTGCGCGGCATCGTCACCGATCTGTGCGTGATGGATTTCGGCGGCCCCGACCACGCGATCCGCGTGTGCTCGCTGCATCCGGGCGTGAGCTTCGACGAGGTGCAGGACGCGACGGGCTTCGAACTCGCCGCGCATCCGGAACTGGGCGCGACGGCCGCGCCGGATGCGGAGGATCTGCGCATCGTCCGCGCGCTCGATCCGCACAACCTGCGCGCGGCGATCGTGCGCGGCAATCCGGCGCCGCGCCGGGGATGA
- a CDS encoding type II toxin-antitoxin system VapC family toxin: MRAFFREAERDASALYLSVVTVSELRRGVDMIRHRGDHRQASTLETWLTAMLADYASNILPVDSEVAQLWGKLRSRHPENALDKLIAATALINDLTVVTRDTADFEATGVRLLNPFA; encoded by the coding sequence GTGCGGGCATTCTTCCGGGAAGCCGAGCGTGATGCGAGCGCCCTTTATCTTTCGGTCGTGACGGTGTCCGAGTTGCGGCGCGGTGTCGACATGATCCGCCATCGCGGCGATCACCGGCAGGCTTCGACGCTCGAGACCTGGCTGACGGCGATGCTGGCCGACTACGCGTCGAACATCCTGCCGGTCGATTCGGAGGTTGCCCAGCTGTGGGGGAAACTGCGCTCGCGGCATCCGGAGAACGCACTCGACAAGCTGATTGCCGCCACGGCGTTGATCAACGATCTCACCGTCGTCACGCGCGACACCGCCGATTTCGAGGCGACCGGCGTCAGGCTGCTGAATCCGTTCGCGTAG
- a CDS encoding acyl-CoA dehydrogenase family protein, translating into MNLTYTAGQRALRAEIRDWLAAHAPRERLPSFDTEAGFAAHRAWERTLHAGRWSMVTWPRELGGRGCDLIEWLIFEEEYWRADAPMRVNQNGLFLLGPTLMEVGTAEQKARFLPAMAAGEHVWAQGWSEPNAGSDMAAIRATALRSGDEYVLNGQKIWSTRAVWADWLFGLFRSDPGSSRHRGLSFLMVPLSAPGITVRPIRQLNGQTGFAEIFFDDVRVPVDHRLAAEGAGWQVAMATAGFERGLMLRSPARFQRTAQALRDLYLAHRGSADRDPALRERVAAAWMDAQAYALSTYATASRLRKGGHIGAESSTNKVFWSELDLRMHQAALDILGAHGGIVPRTAAQHAVLGHWLDGFLFAQAGPIYAGTNEIQRNIIAERMLGMPRA; encoded by the coding sequence ATGAACCTGACCTATACCGCCGGGCAGCGCGCGCTGCGCGCGGAGATCCGCGACTGGCTCGCGGCCCACGCGCCGCGCGAACGGCTGCCGAGCTTCGATACCGAGGCCGGCTTCGCCGCGCACCGCGCCTGGGAGCGCACGCTGCACGCGGGCCGCTGGAGCATGGTCACCTGGCCGCGCGAGCTGGGCGGGCGCGGCTGCGACCTGATCGAGTGGCTGATCTTCGAGGAGGAGTACTGGCGCGCGGACGCGCCGATGCGCGTGAACCAGAACGGCCTGTTCCTGCTCGGCCCGACGCTGATGGAGGTCGGCACGGCGGAGCAGAAGGCGCGTTTTCTGCCCGCGATGGCGGCGGGCGAGCACGTGTGGGCGCAGGGGTGGTCGGAGCCGAACGCGGGTTCGGACATGGCCGCGATCCGCGCCACGGCGCTGCGCAGCGGCGACGAATATGTGCTGAACGGCCAGAAGATCTGGTCGACCCGCGCGGTGTGGGCCGACTGGCTGTTCGGGCTGTTCCGCAGCGATCCCGGCTCGTCGCGCCATCGCGGCCTGAGTTTCCTGATGGTGCCGTTGTCCGCGCCGGGCATCACGGTGCGGCCGATCCGCCAGCTCAACGGACAGACGGGCTTCGCGGAGATCTTTTTCGACGACGTGCGCGTGCCGGTCGACCATCGTCTCGCGGCGGAAGGCGCGGGCTGGCAGGTCGCGATGGCGACGGCCGGCTTCGAGCGCGGGCTGATGCTGCGCTCGCCCGCGCGCTTCCAGCGCACCGCACAGGCGCTGCGCGACCTGTATCTCGCGCACCGCGGCAGCGCCGATCGCGACCCGGCGCTGCGCGAGCGCGTCGCCGCCGCCTGGATGGATGCGCAGGCCTATGCGCTGTCGACCTACGCCACCGCGAGCCGGCTGCGCAAGGGTGGCCATATCGGCGCGGAGTCGAGCACCAACAAGGTGTTCTGGTCGGAACTGGACCTGCGCATGCACCAGGCCGCGCTCGACATCCTCGGCGCGCACGGCGGGATCGTCCCGCGGACGGCCGCGCAGCACGCGGTGCTCGGCCACTGGCTCGACGGCTTCCTGTTCGCGCAGGCCGGCCCGATCTACGCGGGCACCAACGAGATCCAGCGCAACATCATCGCCGAACGGATGCTCGGCATGCCGCGCGCGTAG
- a CDS encoding VOC family protein: MIDVRALGYVVVEATRVDAWRRYAEDVLGMQALDAPDGALYLKMDERDFRYLIVPGPVDRYQASGWELPDGAAFDAACAALQRAGVEVGRASRAEAALRRVQAMAWCADPSGNRHELYWGARCDFRRFASPLGVSRFVTGDMGLGHAVLPAPQFDATDAFVRGVLGFELSDLYRVKFTTDPAEPEKRIHFMHCRNARHHSLGLFEMAVPSGCVHVMAEVDSVDEVGRALDRVAAHAVKLSATLGRHCNDQMISFYMKTPGGFDLEYGFGGLTVDWPRHSVFEATKVSQWGHDFSIGYR; the protein is encoded by the coding sequence ATGATCGATGTCCGAGCGCTCGGCTATGTCGTCGTCGAGGCGACGCGCGTCGACGCGTGGCGGCGCTACGCGGAAGACGTGCTGGGCATGCAGGCGCTCGACGCACCCGACGGCGCGCTGTACCTGAAGATGGACGAACGCGATTTCCGCTATCTGATCGTGCCGGGCCCGGTCGACCGCTACCAGGCGTCGGGCTGGGAACTGCCCGACGGCGCCGCCTTCGACGCCGCCTGCGCGGCGTTGCAGCGAGCGGGCGTCGAGGTCGGGCGCGCGTCCCGCGCAGAAGCCGCGCTGCGCCGCGTGCAGGCGATGGCGTGGTGCGCGGATCCGTCCGGCAATCGTCATGAGCTGTACTGGGGCGCGCGCTGCGATTTCCGCCGCTTCGCATCGCCGCTCGGCGTGTCGCGCTTCGTCACGGGCGACATGGGGCTCGGCCACGCGGTGCTGCCCGCGCCGCAGTTCGACGCGACCGACGCGTTCGTGCGCGGCGTGCTCGGCTTCGAATTGTCCGACCTCTATCGTGTGAAATTCACCACCGATCCGGCCGAACCGGAGAAACGCATCCATTTCATGCACTGCCGCAACGCACGCCACCACAGCCTCGGGCTGTTCGAGATGGCCGTGCCGTCCGGCTGCGTGCACGTGATGGCAGAAGTCGATTCGGTGGACGAGGTCGGTCGCGCGCTCGACCGGGTGGCCGCGCACGCGGTGAAGCTGTCCGCGACGCTCGGGCGGCACTGCAACGACCAGATGATCTCGTTCTACATGAAGACGCCCGGCGGCTTCGATCTCGAGTACGGCTTCGGCGGCCTGACGGTCGACTGGCCTCGGCATTCGGTGTTCGAAGCGACCAAGGTGAGCCAGTGGGGCCACGACTTCAGCATCGGATACCGGTGA
- a CDS encoding enoyl-CoA hydratase family protein, translating to MTESKHAAGAKPFRIDRADGIAELVIAHPPVNALDAQGWHALAQALDALGADDEVHVIVVRAEGRGFCAGVDIKELAAHPGRIVAVNAGNHRTFRALHRNPKPVIAAVHGFVLGGGIGICGAADIIVAADCARFGVPEIDRGAMGGGAHLQRLFGIQKTRALYFTGGMIDAAEAYRLGAIEQVVARDALRDAALALARRIGAKSPAMLRLAKEALNGVEDGDLEDKYRWEQGFTLQAYLTQDSAEARAAFVEKRDARFGEPASTPVAEART from the coding sequence ATGACGGAGTCCAAGCACGCGGCCGGCGCCAAGCCGTTCCGGATCGACCGCGCCGACGGCATCGCCGAGCTCGTGATCGCGCATCCGCCCGTCAACGCGCTCGACGCGCAGGGCTGGCACGCGCTCGCGCAGGCGCTCGACGCGCTCGGCGCCGACGACGAGGTGCATGTGATCGTCGTGCGGGCCGAGGGGCGAGGGTTTTGCGCGGGAGTCGATATCAAGGAGCTGGCCGCGCATCCGGGCCGGATCGTGGCGGTCAACGCGGGCAACCACCGGACCTTCCGCGCGCTGCACCGCAATCCGAAGCCGGTGATAGCGGCCGTCCACGGCTTCGTGCTCGGCGGCGGGATCGGCATCTGCGGCGCGGCCGACATCATCGTCGCGGCGGACTGCGCGCGCTTCGGCGTCCCGGAGATCGACCGCGGCGCGATGGGCGGCGGCGCCCACCTGCAGCGCCTGTTCGGCATCCAGAAGACGCGGGCCCTGTATTTCACGGGCGGCATGATCGATGCGGCCGAAGCGTATCGGCTCGGCGCGATCGAGCAGGTCGTGGCGCGCGACGCGCTGCGCGACGCGGCGCTCGCGCTCGCCCGCAGGATCGGCGCGAAGAGCCCCGCGATGTTGCGGCTCGCGAAGGAGGCGTTGAACGGCGTCGAGGACGGCGATCTCGAAGACAAGTACCGCTGGGAGCAGGGCTTCACGTTGCAGGCGTACCTGACGCAGGACTCGGCCGAAGCGCGCGCGGCATTCGTCGAGAAGCGCGATGCGCGCTTCGGCGAGCCGGCGTCGACACCGGTGGCGGAGGCGCGTACATGA
- a CDS encoding FadD3 family acyl-CoA ligase has product MDNDILTTPALIARAAARHGAHPAIESEHGRLTYAALDAARREAARALIAHGIEAGDRIAIWAPNLPRWIVAALAVHTVGATLVPVNTRLRGREVGGILGDSGARLLFCCGMFLGESYPEMLEPYRPAALERIVVFDHAPPAGALDETWDAFIARAADTPPEAVHAREARVTPDTEMDLIFTSGTTGRPKGVVTAHGQNLRAVQAWARIAGLRREDRYLIVNPFFHTFGYKAGWLAALASGATVLPHPAFQPGEVLRRIAEARVSVLPGPPTLYYALLDAPERDAHDLSSLRIAVTGAAAIAPSLIERMRTELGFETVLTGYGLTESCGFATLCRRDDDVQTVAATSGRPMPGVELRIAGPGGVVRAAGETGEIWLRGYNVMRGYENQPAATRETIDADGWLHTGDLGCVDPNGNLKITDRIKDMFIVGGFNCYPAEIERLLAAHPAIAQVALVGAPDARLGEVGHAYVVLRPGSSASADELTGWARRNMANYKVPRRFTFVERLPTSAAGKVLKYRLRALDGAAADGDPAEDAARARDRTG; this is encoded by the coding sequence ATGGACAACGACATCCTGACGACGCCCGCGCTGATTGCGCGGGCCGCCGCGCGCCACGGCGCGCATCCGGCGATCGAATCGGAGCACGGCCGGCTGACTTACGCGGCGCTCGACGCGGCTCGCCGCGAGGCGGCGCGCGCGCTGATCGCACACGGCATCGAGGCGGGCGACCGGATCGCGATCTGGGCGCCGAATCTGCCGCGCTGGATCGTCGCCGCGCTGGCTGTCCATACGGTCGGCGCGACCCTCGTGCCGGTCAATACGCGGCTGAGGGGGCGGGAAGTCGGCGGCATCCTGGGCGACAGCGGCGCGCGGCTGCTGTTTTGCTGCGGCATGTTCCTCGGCGAATCGTATCCGGAGATGCTGGAACCGTATCGGCCCGCGGCGCTCGAACGCATCGTCGTGTTCGACCATGCCCCGCCGGCCGGTGCGCTCGACGAAACCTGGGACGCGTTCATCGCGCGCGCCGCGGACACGCCGCCCGAGGCGGTGCATGCACGCGAAGCGAGGGTGACCCCCGACACCGAGATGGACCTGATTTTCACGTCGGGCACGACGGGCCGTCCGAAGGGCGTGGTGACCGCGCACGGCCAGAATCTGCGCGCCGTGCAGGCCTGGGCGCGGATCGCGGGCCTGCGCCGCGAGGACCGCTACCTGATCGTCAATCCGTTCTTCCACACGTTCGGCTACAAGGCCGGCTGGCTGGCCGCGCTGGCGAGCGGCGCGACGGTGCTGCCGCACCCCGCGTTCCAGCCCGGCGAGGTGCTGCGCCGGATCGCCGAGGCGCGCGTATCGGTGCTGCCCGGGCCGCCGACGCTGTACTACGCGCTGCTCGACGCGCCCGAGCGCGATGCGCACGATCTGTCGTCGCTGCGGATCGCGGTGACGGGGGCGGCGGCGATCGCGCCGAGCCTGATCGAGCGGATGCGCACGGAACTCGGTTTCGAGACGGTGCTGACGGGCTACGGCCTGACCGAATCGTGCGGTTTCGCGACGCTGTGCCGGCGCGACGACGACGTGCAGACGGTTGCCGCCACGTCGGGCCGGCCGATGCCGGGCGTCGAGCTGCGCATCGCGGGGCCGGGCGGGGTCGTGCGCGCGGCAGGCGAGACGGGGGAGATCTGGCTGCGCGGCTACAACGTGATGCGCGGCTACGAGAACCAGCCGGCCGCCACGCGCGAGACGATCGACGCCGACGGCTGGCTGCACACGGGCGATCTGGGCTGCGTCGATCCGAACGGCAATCTGAAGATCACCGACCGGATCAAGGACATGTTCATCGTCGGCGGCTTCAACTGCTACCCGGCGGAGATCGAGCGGCTGCTGGCCGCGCATCCGGCGATCGCGCAGGTCGCGCTGGTCGGCGCGCCGGACGCGCGGCTGGGCGAGGTCGGGCATGCGTACGTCGTGCTGCGGCCGGGTTCGTCGGCGAGCGCGGACGAATTGACCGGCTGGGCGCGGCGCAACATGGCGAACTACAAGGTGCCGCGCCGCTTCACGTTCGTCGAGCGGCTGCCGACGAGCGCGGCGGGGAAGGTGCTCAAGTACCGGCTGCGCGCGCTGGACGGCGCGGCGGCGGACGGCGATCCGGCGGAAGACGCGGCGCGGGCGCGCGATCGAACGGGATGA
- a CDS encoding FAD-dependent oxidoreductase: MNDAQAQPNLFDVVIVGSGAGALLAACRAADRGLSVVVIEKTGLYGGTSAVSGGGVWIPCNHHIDELGATDSRAAARRYLDACTTGATPAAKLDAYLDRAPEMLRYLEAETPVRYQSMPKYADYYQKLPGAMPGYRSLDPLPFDGALLGDEFERLRPPSPGTLIGGRVAVTAKEAHVLFSRGSGFMTLALGQFGRYWLDLGARRRSRRDRRLTLGNALIGGLRRALLDRRVPIWLDTPMRDLLDADGRVTGVRVERAGRPVTIVARRGVILAAGGFERSQPMRERYLPQPTRVHWSATPPANTGDAIAEGHRLGGALALMEHVWGAPTLGVAGEENPRALFVERNLPGCVIVNGRGRRFVNEAAPYSELVPAMYRDHARTGASVPAWMVFDARFRRKYPCGPIMPASMMPDARIPDAFRDVLVKADTIDALAERIGVDAAGLRETLRDMARFAATGIDEAFGKGDNLFDTYYGDPRVKPNPCLAPLDEAPFYAVRLDAGDIGTKGGLVTDAQARVLRDDGMPIDGLYAIGNTSASVMGASYPGAGSTLGPAMTFGMIAADHLAAQAADTGGRSERPAATELDGARS, encoded by the coding sequence ATGAACGATGCGCAAGCGCAACCCAACCTGTTCGACGTCGTGATCGTCGGCTCCGGCGCGGGGGCGCTGCTCGCGGCCTGCCGCGCGGCCGATCGCGGCCTCTCGGTCGTCGTGATCGAGAAGACGGGGCTGTACGGCGGCACCTCGGCGGTATCGGGCGGCGGCGTGTGGATCCCGTGCAACCACCATATCGACGAACTCGGCGCGACCGACTCGCGGGCGGCCGCGCGCCGCTATCTCGACGCCTGCACGACCGGCGCGACGCCCGCCGCCAAGCTCGACGCCTACCTCGACCGCGCGCCCGAGATGCTGCGCTACCTCGAGGCGGAAACGCCGGTCCGCTACCAGTCGATGCCGAAGTATGCGGACTATTACCAGAAGCTGCCGGGCGCGATGCCGGGCTACCGCTCGCTCGATCCGCTGCCGTTCGACGGCGCGCTGCTCGGCGACGAATTCGAGCGGCTGCGGCCGCCGTCGCCCGGCACGCTGATCGGCGGACGGGTCGCGGTGACGGCGAAGGAAGCGCATGTGCTGTTCTCGCGCGGCTCGGGGTTCATGACGCTCGCGCTGGGCCAGTTCGGCCGCTACTGGCTCGACCTCGGGGCGCGACGCCGCTCGCGGCGCGATCGACGCCTGACGCTTGGCAACGCGCTGATCGGCGGGCTGCGCCGCGCGCTGCTCGACCGCCGCGTGCCGATCTGGCTCGACACGCCGATGCGCGACCTGCTCGACGCCGACGGCCGCGTGACGGGCGTGCGCGTCGAGCGGGCGGGCCGGCCGGTGACGATCGTCGCGCGGCGCGGCGTGATCCTGGCCGCGGGCGGCTTCGAGCGCAGCCAGCCGATGCGCGAGCGCTACCTGCCGCAGCCGACCCGCGTGCATTGGAGCGCGACGCCGCCCGCCAACACGGGCGACGCGATCGCCGAGGGCCATCGGCTCGGCGGGGCGCTCGCGCTGATGGAGCATGTATGGGGCGCGCCGACGCTCGGCGTCGCGGGCGAGGAAAACCCGCGCGCGCTGTTCGTCGAGCGCAATCTGCCGGGCTGCGTGATCGTCAACGGGCGCGGCAGGCGCTTCGTCAACGAGGCGGCGCCGTATTCCGAGCTGGTGCCGGCGATGTATCGCGACCACGCGAGGACGGGCGCGAGCGTGCCCGCGTGGATGGTGTTCGACGCGCGCTTTCGCCGCAAGTACCCGTGCGGGCCGATCATGCCGGCCTCGATGATGCCCGATGCGCGGATTCCCGATGCGTTTCGCGACGTGCTCGTGAAGGCCGACACGATCGATGCGCTCGCCGAGCGGATCGGCGTCGATGCCGCCGGCTTGCGCGAGACGCTGCGCGACATGGCCCGCTTTGCCGCGACCGGCATCGACGAAGCCTTCGGCAAGGGCGACAACCTGTTCGACACGTATTACGGCGACCCGCGGGTCAAGCCGAATCCGTGCCTCGCGCCGCTCGATGAAGCGCCGTTCTATGCGGTGCGGCTCGACGCGGGCGACATCGGCACGAAGGGCGGGCTCGTCACCGACGCCCAGGCCCGCGTGCTGCGCGACGACGGCATGCCGATCGACGGCCTCTACGCGATCGGCAACACGAGCGCATCGGTGATGGGCGCGAGCTATCCCGGCGCGGGCTCGACGCTCGGCCCGGCGATGACCTTCGGCATGATCGCCGCCGATCACCTGGCCGCGCAGGCGGCCGACACCGGCGGCCGCTCGGAGCGGCCGGCCGCAACGGAACTCGACGGAGCACGATCATGA
- a CDS encoding enoyl-CoA hydratase, whose amino-acid sequence MEGAQSRFADGVVGYALEEGIATITMNRPEYHNAQNAKMTYALDAAFRRAAHDDAVKAIVLAGAGKHFSAGHDIGTPGRDIDESFERTSLWYDHVGKEGGEFLYAREQEVYLGMCRRWRDLPKPTIAMVQGACIAGGLMLAWVCDLIVASEDAFFADPVVRMGIPGVEYFAHAYELNPRIAKEFLFLGERMPAERAYQMGMVNRVVPRERLRDATHAIAARIATMPRLGLALTKQALNHVEELQGKRAAMDAAFAWHHFAHAHNELVSGDRLGGHDARSMARSQREPDGASEGEARAPAAIGPAAV is encoded by the coding sequence ATGGAAGGCGCGCAATCCCGGTTCGCCGACGGTGTGGTCGGCTACGCGCTCGAGGAGGGCATCGCGACGATCACGATGAACCGCCCCGAGTATCACAACGCGCAGAACGCGAAGATGACCTATGCGCTCGACGCCGCGTTCCGGCGCGCCGCGCACGACGACGCGGTGAAGGCGATCGTGCTCGCGGGCGCGGGCAAGCATTTCTCGGCCGGCCACGACATCGGCACGCCCGGCCGCGACATCGACGAATCGTTCGAACGCACGTCGCTGTGGTACGACCACGTCGGCAAGGAGGGCGGCGAGTTCCTCTATGCGCGCGAACAGGAGGTCTACCTCGGCATGTGCCGCCGCTGGCGCGATCTGCCGAAGCCGACCATCGCGATGGTCCAGGGCGCATGCATCGCGGGCGGACTGATGCTGGCGTGGGTGTGCGACCTGATCGTCGCGTCGGAAGACGCATTCTTTGCCGATCCCGTCGTGCGGATGGGGATTCCGGGCGTCGAGTATTTCGCGCACGCCTATGAGTTGAATCCGCGCATCGCGAAGGAATTCCTGTTCCTCGGCGAGCGGATGCCGGCCGAGCGCGCCTACCAGATGGGGATGGTCAATCGCGTGGTGCCGCGCGAGCGTCTGCGCGACGCGACCCATGCGATTGCGGCGCGGATCGCGACGATGCCGCGCCTCGGGCTCGCGCTGACGAAGCAGGCGTTGAACCACGTCGAGGAACTGCAGGGCAAGCGCGCGGCGATGGATGCCGCGTTCGCCTGGCATCACTTCGCCCACGCGCACAACGAGCTGGTCAGCGGCGATCGCCTCGGCGGCCACGACGCGCGCAGCATGGCCCGCTCGCAGCGCGAACCGGACGGCGCGTCCGAGGGCGAGGCGCGCGCGCCGGCCGCGATCGGGCCGGCCGCCGTATGA
- a CDS encoding CoA transferase subunit A: protein MMKPLDKTMSARDVVAQLADGMTIGIGGWGPRRKPMALVREIARSGLKALTIVAYGGPDVGLLCAADKIRKVVFGFVSLDAIPLEPHFRRAREQGRIDVFELDEGMLQLGLRAAAARLPFLPTRVGLGTALLDHAPRLRTIRSPYDDGETLIAMPAIELDVALLHVNAADRMGNTRIDGPDPFFDAWMARAATRCYVSTEVLDASLASDDLDGARRSPFERSLVSGVVHAPGGAHPTSCGPAYGWDLPHLRAYCASAEDDARAAAYVRDVVGRDERAYLDGVGGLSHVTALPLPIL, encoded by the coding sequence ATGATGAAACCTCTCGACAAGACGATGTCCGCGCGCGACGTGGTCGCGCAGCTTGCCGACGGCATGACGATCGGCATCGGCGGATGGGGGCCGCGGCGCAAGCCGATGGCGCTGGTGCGCGAGATCGCGCGCTCGGGGCTGAAGGCGCTGACGATCGTTGCCTACGGCGGGCCCGACGTCGGCCTGCTGTGCGCGGCGGACAAGATCCGCAAGGTCGTATTCGGCTTCGTGTCGCTCGACGCGATCCCGCTCGAACCGCATTTCCGCCGCGCCCGCGAGCAGGGTCGCATCGACGTGTTCGAACTCGACGAGGGCATGCTGCAACTCGGCCTGCGCGCGGCGGCGGCGCGGTTGCCGTTCCTGCCGACGCGCGTGGGGCTTGGCACCGCGCTGCTCGATCACGCGCCGCGGCTGCGCACGATACGGTCGCCCTATGACGACGGCGAGACGCTCATCGCGATGCCGGCCATCGAACTCGACGTCGCGCTGCTGCACGTGAACGCGGCCGACCGGATGGGCAACACGCGCATCGACGGCCCCGATCCGTTCTTCGATGCCTGGATGGCGCGCGCCGCGACGCGCTGCTACGTCTCGACCGAGGTGCTCGACGCGTCGCTCGCGAGCGACGATCTCGACGGCGCGCGCCGCAGCCCGTTCGAGCGCTCGCTCGTCTCGGGCGTGGTTCACGCGCCGGGCGGCGCGCATCCGACGTCGTGCGGGCCGGCCTACGGCTGGGATCTGCCGCACCTGCGCGCGTACTGCGCGAGCGCGGAGGACGACGCGCGGGCCGCCGCTTATGTGCGCGACGTGGTGGGCCGGGACGAACGAGCGTACCTGGACGGTGTAGGCGGCTTGTCGCACGTGACGGCGCTGCCGTTGCCGATTCTGTAA